A single window of Roseofilum reptotaenium CS-1145 DNA harbors:
- a CDS encoding DUF1818 family protein has protein sequence MIKQGSQWRVGWKPEQIEYPALLGGADWAIELKATELQEFQRLLQQLIHSLEQIAPELMEEEKITCEAEGNFLWMEVEGYSHSFSLHFILNTGRRAEGTWPAVVTPEVIQALNTLEGF, from the coding sequence GTGATTAAACAAGGCTCTCAATGGCGAGTCGGCTGGAAACCCGAACAGATCGAGTATCCCGCCTTGCTTGGTGGTGCAGATTGGGCGATCGAACTAAAGGCTACAGAACTGCAAGAATTCCAGCGCCTCCTACAACAATTAATCCATAGCCTAGAGCAAATCGCCCCCGAACTCATGGAAGAAGAAAAAATCACCTGTGAGGCCGAAGGGAACTTTTTGTGGATGGAAGTTGAAGGATATTCCCACAGCTTTAGCCTCCATTTCATCCTCAATACCGGTCGTCGAGCCGAAGGAACCTGGCCGGCTGTGGTGACTCCAGAAGTCATTCAAGCTTTAAATACGTTAGAGGGGTTTTAA